One genomic region from Uloborus diversus isolate 005 chromosome 2, Udiv.v.3.1, whole genome shotgun sequence encodes:
- the LOC129217131 gene encoding uncharacterized protein C19orf47-like translates to MSQVFDTSQWITFFTRAGLPPNVAANYALIFSDNRIQLNMLMDLSKEYLYDMGIKIMGDVIAILRYAKEFHTQLAKERAIGITTSSLNKSAVAERMVGHYTRPSKASPNRLSLSRNDQIAERMVGHYTRPTPASPKRLLLSRNDQKIPKKSTVISLKRPAEDNPAPKKIRRVPPEEEGAYKIKMPLGITEKTRKLLKQQQQQSLGKKSVFARLGDSAVSSSTDTTTKSTSSVFERLGASNKNSDNVPTSTVLGETKKKKGAPLQYQGVLKMTTFGKTRTVSSSPQNKAPVSSRTVFKPGTGFRGITKTVNYNRINAILQSKDSVKNKNSLSSQGIFGSSLPVSQRLGVKSRLGNQLKQHLSKNNVVLKTKKNVSKNTSVFSRLGR, encoded by the exons ATACTTCTCAATGGATCACATTCTTCACTAGAGCCGGTCTTCCTCCAAATGTTGCAGCAAATTATGCACTCATTTTCTCTGACAATCGTATACAGCTAAACATGTTGATGGATTTATCAAAGGAATATTTGTATGACATGGGAATAAAAATCATGGGTGATGTAATTGCAATTTTGAGATATGCAAAAGAATTTCATACACAG TTAGCCAAAGAAAGAGCAATTGGAATAACAACATCAAGTCTGAACAAAAGTGCAG TTGCAGAACGCATGGTTGGGCACTATACCAGACCTAGCAAAGCTTCTCCAAACAGGTTGTCTCTGTCCAGGAATGatcaaa TTGCTGAACGTATGGTTGGGCACTATACCAGACCTACCCCAGCTTCTCCTAAAAGATTGCTCCTGTCTAGAAATGATCAAA aAATTCCTAAAAAATCAACTGTGATTAGTTTAAAGAGACCTGCAGAAGATAATCCTGCACCCAAAAAAATTCGACGTGTTCCTCCGGAAGAAGAGGGTGCATACAAAATTAAGATGCCACTGGGAATTACGGAAAAAACTCGGAAACTTTTAAAACAACAGCAGCAACAATCTCTTG GTAAAAAATCAGTATTTGCACGACTTGGTGATAGTGCTGTCAGTAGTTCTACAGATACTACTACAAAG AGCACATcatctgtttttgaaagattaGGTGCATCTAATAAAAATAGTGATAATGTTCCCACATCTACAGTGCTTGGTGAAACCAAGAAAAAGAAGGGTGCTCCATTACAATATCAAGGTGTATTAAAAATGACTACATTTGGCAAAACTAGAACAGTCTCCTCAAGTCCACAAAATAAGG cccctGTATCGTCTCGAACTGTATTTAAGCCTGGTACTGGATTTCGTGGCATTACCAAAACTGTTAATTATAACAGAATCAATGCTATATTACAATCCAAGGACTCggtgaaaaacaaaaattctcTGAGTTCACAAGGAATCTTTG GTAGTTCTTTGCCTGTTTCACAAAGATTGGGTGTTAAAAGTAGATTGGGCAATCAGCTAAAACAGCACTTGAGTAAAAATAATGTTgttctaaaaacaaagaaaaatgtcTCGAAGAATACATCTGTTTTTTCAAGATTAGGAAG GTAA